In Microvenator marinus, one genomic interval encodes:
- a CDS encoding lipocalin family protein: MRELLVILPLMFVVAACAPTTTERLDLPPLEVVESVDLGRYTGTWYELASYPQSFQEGCFATTATYTLRADGEIDVLNRCRKGSLQGEIDEAHGRARVVDTQTNAKLEVSFFRPFWGDYWIIDLAQDYSHAVVGHPSRDYLWILSRTPTMSDEKYQGILDGIRAKGYPLDRLQKTQH, encoded by the coding sequence ATGCGCGAACTTTTAGTCATTCTTCCCTTGATGTTTGTCGTGGCGGCTTGCGCGCCGACAACGACTGAGCGCCTCGATCTTCCGCCTCTTGAGGTAGTCGAATCGGTAGACTTGGGGCGCTACACTGGGACTTGGTATGAGCTTGCGAGCTACCCGCAATCGTTTCAAGAAGGATGCTTTGCCACCACCGCAACGTACACATTGCGCGCAGATGGTGAGATTGACGTTCTAAACCGATGCCGAAAGGGGTCTTTGCAGGGTGAGATTGACGAAGCGCACGGGCGCGCTCGGGTTGTCGATACTCAGACGAACGCAAAACTAGAAGTCAGCTTCTTTCGGCCGTTTTGGGGCGACTACTGGATAATCGATCTCGCGCAAGACTATTCCCATGCGGTTGTGGGTCATCCAAGCCGAGACTACCTGTGGATTCTGAGCCGGACGCCGACGATGTCCGATGAGAAGTATCAGGGGATCTTGGATGGTATCCGGGCAAAGGGCTATCCCTTGGACCGTCTGCAAAAGACCCAGCATTAG
- a CDS encoding OmpA family protein: protein MSVFHRAALVCVAGFLFSGSVWAEDRIPAEHFHPRDPASGTLATEHPFALDHLGVSSFVLVHWVEKPLVVNTEDGFRGEDSLEIALVDQALTLDAGLSFGLFDILTFSVGVPLMVSQTSDAVPEIGIGEDISEDVETAGFSEARAGIKATVLATDSFGIALETRVFLPAFVEFRQSALRVQPMLLAGYRGDSVKVSANVGWDFREQLETVTYEGGQQFLWALGAEWEALPGLSVIGNGFGGVDIERERGSALSTELQAGLSYMLVDGLKIQAAGGVGVTSGVGSPALRVLGGLAYAPPAQDADNDGVIRSLDRCPEGPEDFDGFEDEDGCPDPDNDQDGLLDADDLCPDLAEDKDGFEDEDGCPDLDNDQDGVLDEDDECPMVAGILELKGCPAKDTDQDGIEDHLDACVDQPEDFDGFEDEDGCPDLDNDKDGISDVEDECPLVPGVPEFKGCPDDGPSKIRLKGSRLEIGERVYFDTASDRIQPRSFPILRQMAAVLRTQPGLKKIRVSGHTDSRGDDAMNLDLSERRAQSVMKFLIEEGIDAGRLSARGFGESHPVDTNDTSKGRELNRRVEFHILEREEPEAP, encoded by the coding sequence ATGAGTGTTTTTCATCGCGCAGCACTCGTGTGCGTGGCTGGATTCTTATTCTCTGGGAGCGTCTGGGCTGAAGACCGAATTCCGGCCGAGCATTTTCATCCTCGTGACCCGGCTTCGGGAACTCTAGCTACCGAACATCCTTTTGCTTTGGATCACCTTGGGGTGTCCAGCTTCGTCCTCGTTCATTGGGTTGAAAAACCGCTCGTTGTGAACACTGAGGACGGGTTTCGTGGCGAGGATTCGCTGGAGATCGCATTGGTGGATCAAGCTCTCACGCTCGATGCCGGCCTCTCTTTCGGTCTCTTTGATATCTTAACCTTTTCGGTGGGTGTCCCCCTTATGGTTTCGCAAACATCGGACGCTGTTCCCGAGATTGGAATTGGCGAGGATATTTCGGAAGACGTGGAGACTGCAGGGTTTTCTGAAGCTCGAGCCGGTATAAAGGCCACCGTACTCGCCACAGATTCGTTTGGAATCGCTCTTGAAACACGCGTGTTCTTGCCCGCGTTTGTGGAGTTTAGGCAGAGCGCCTTGCGCGTTCAGCCAATGCTCCTTGCAGGTTATCGTGGTGATTCTGTCAAGGTTTCGGCCAATGTCGGCTGGGACTTTCGCGAGCAGCTCGAGACCGTCACCTACGAGGGCGGGCAACAGTTTCTCTGGGCTCTAGGTGCCGAATGGGAGGCTTTGCCTGGACTGAGCGTCATTGGAAACGGTTTCGGTGGCGTGGATATTGAGCGTGAACGAGGTTCCGCATTGAGTACGGAGCTTCAAGCCGGTCTTTCTTACATGTTGGTGGACGGACTCAAGATTCAAGCCGCGGGTGGTGTTGGAGTCACCTCGGGCGTTGGCTCGCCGGCACTAAGAGTGCTTGGCGGCTTGGCCTATGCGCCGCCAGCTCAGGACGCCGATAATGACGGGGTGATTCGGTCGCTCGATCGTTGTCCCGAAGGTCCCGAAGACTTTGATGGCTTTGAGGATGAAGATGGCTGTCCCGATCCCGATAACGACCAAGATGGCCTCCTTGATGCAGACGATCTTTGTCCAGACCTCGCTGAGGACAAAGACGGGTTTGAAGATGAAGACGGCTGTCCGGATTTGGACAACGACCAAGACGGCGTCTTGGATGAAGATGACGAGTGTCCAATGGTTGCTGGTATCCTTGAGCTAAAGGGATGTCCGGCCAAGGATACTGACCAAGATGGTATTGAAGACCATTTGGACGCTTGCGTCGATCAGCCCGAGGATTTTGACGGCTTTGAGGACGAGGACGGTTGTCCAGACCTCGACAACGATAAAGATGGCATTTCGGACGTTGAGGACGAATGTCCACTCGTGCCTGGTGTGCCTGAGTTTAAGGGCTGTCCCGATGATGGGCCTTCGAAGATCCGTCTCAAAGGGTCGAGGCTGGAGATTGGAGAGCGTGTGTATTTCGATACGGCTTCCGACCGCATCCAGCCAAGGAGTTTCCCGATTCTTCGGCAGATGGCGGCTGTGCTCAGAACCCAACCTGGACTCAAGAAAATCCGCGTGAGTGGTCATACGGATTCCAGAGGAGACGACGCGATGAACCTCGATTTGTCCGAGCGGCGGGCACAATCGGTTATGAAATTCCTCATCGAAGAGGGGATTGATGCCGGGCGTCTGAGTGCACGCGGATTTGGTGAATCTCACCCCGTGGACACGAACGATACGTCGAAAGGACGAGAGCTAAACAGACGCGTCGAGTTCCACATCTTGGAGCGCGAGGAGCCTGAAGCACCATGA
- a CDS encoding CDP-alcohol phosphatidyltransferase family protein produces MLSEIKTVYLNSRKARDIAWNIWVARPLAAVLVTILRRTPLTPNQVTILGMFVFFGIIPVGLLLEGTLGFLALALVVQLAYLFDCADGQLARLKKMTSDAGAYFDFFIDEIKALLLVAVIAVRLWMQSSDTNWLFVGLLGTIMVSVATSLTAFVRRPEYSGVEVKPGASAAQPAAPKGLIPKVLWIVQRVASYIVHYPSWIIWVALVGFIPGLDAGILFLALFLGVYALYIARTGLGVLLKLGSPSFYRSKD; encoded by the coding sequence ATGTTGTCTGAAATCAAGACGGTTTACCTCAATTCGCGCAAAGCCCGCGATATCGCATGGAATATCTGGGTTGCGCGACCGCTTGCTGCGGTGTTGGTGACCATTCTCAGGCGCACGCCATTGACACCCAACCAGGTGACAATCCTTGGGATGTTTGTCTTCTTCGGCATCATTCCTGTTGGCCTCCTCCTTGAAGGAACCCTGGGCTTCCTCGCCCTGGCACTGGTCGTACAACTCGCCTACCTCTTTGATTGTGCTGACGGCCAACTCGCGAGACTCAAGAAGATGACGTCGGACGCTGGTGCCTACTTCGACTTCTTCATCGACGAGATCAAGGCATTGCTTCTGGTTGCGGTGATTGCGGTTCGACTTTGGATGCAATCCTCGGACACCAACTGGCTATTCGTTGGCTTGCTGGGCACCATTATGGTCAGCGTCGCGACGTCCTTGACCGCGTTTGTGCGCCGTCCCGAGTATTCGGGAGTAGAGGTCAAACCAGGTGCATCGGCGGCTCAACCAGCGGCGCCCAAAGGACTGATTCCAAAAGTCTTGTGGATTGTGCAACGAGTTGCTTCTTATATCGTGCACTATCCCTCATGGATCATATGGGTGGCGCTCGTAGGGTTCATCCCTGGGCTCGATGCAGGGATTCTCTTTCTCGCCCTCTTCCTTGGCGTTTACGCGCTCTACATCGCAAGGACTGGCCTCGGTGTCCTGCTCAAACTCGGCTCCCCATCATTCTACAGGTCCAAGGACTAG
- a CDS encoding transglycosylase SLT domain-containing protein, whose product MVEQIRRWSAIVTFLVISLVVSGLQALPPENVVENFKEARRLVEEDPARSWELASALPKITHAEDARLELQYDSALRAGHLDEALRALEALEKEIQNPSDLFIRELERAELLVALGRMDAAKALVSTLKKRKSRVRGRYSERRFLWARLERLDHDLALSEDDKKRAKRIALNMLVTLPAEIATKREGLSATPDELSEAQRLRRARNLENAWDYQAAREEFERFRDTKHREEALWNLGLIGLRKLRDQPKEAEEIFKELSRPGGKYAEDSLFLLARAYMVQERYDDARKVYAEYAERYPRGKEMVLVDYYDGWLHYDHRENEKAIEGFDRYIAKYGRRSSRSSYIYGFRAWAFMRMNQWEKAIDAWDGLVPFGNPLVEGKAYYWQAYAHNELGQKDKAIDRLDRLRKRWPLTYYGMLGEQLRAKIEGKDPRASKVWWPEGGGNTDDSPRVDVHSANIPGLSAADQRQWERIKTLSALNERHKARDEFGPLEARILARVPAGDRDAWIHALGLLVGDYNEMYSTAWNSITGYPGMMESGTLRAAMSYPRAYRQIVEGVAEEFGLWPGFIWSIMRQESRYKPGAVSGTDAVGALQMIPQTARKVARDLGTVFNIATFFRPEVGFRFSGHYMRKLLDTYSGLWVPAASSYNTGPGPIAKWFRKNPDVEFAWLIEEFEYNEGRAYGRKVAEHMLRYLYLYETDPEVRANVLDNLFPLSRDIEIPEDVGY is encoded by the coding sequence ATGGTTGAACAAATTCGGCGCTGGAGCGCCATTGTCACTTTTTTGGTGATCTCGTTGGTCGTCTCAGGCCTTCAAGCTCTCCCACCGGAAAACGTCGTCGAGAATTTCAAAGAGGCTCGGCGCCTTGTGGAGGAGGACCCGGCCAGGTCTTGGGAACTGGCTTCTGCATTGCCTAAGATTACGCACGCGGAAGATGCCCGTCTTGAGCTTCAGTATGATTCGGCACTGCGTGCAGGGCACCTCGACGAAGCGTTGCGTGCTTTAGAAGCTCTTGAGAAGGAGATTCAGAATCCAAGTGACCTTTTCATTCGTGAGTTAGAGCGAGCCGAGTTGCTCGTGGCTCTAGGCCGGATGGACGCCGCGAAAGCACTGGTGAGCACCTTGAAGAAGCGAAAGTCTAGGGTTCGGGGGCGCTACAGTGAGCGTCGGTTTCTCTGGGCCAGATTGGAGCGCTTGGACCATGACCTCGCGCTTTCTGAGGATGATAAAAAACGCGCAAAACGCATTGCTCTGAATATGTTGGTGACGCTGCCAGCTGAGATAGCAACCAAGAGGGAGGGCTTGAGCGCAACCCCCGATGAGCTGAGCGAGGCGCAACGCCTTAGACGGGCGCGCAATCTGGAAAATGCTTGGGACTACCAGGCGGCGCGCGAAGAGTTCGAGAGGTTTCGCGACACAAAGCACCGTGAAGAGGCTCTGTGGAACCTGGGGCTGATTGGCTTGCGAAAACTTCGCGATCAGCCCAAAGAGGCCGAGGAAATCTTCAAGGAACTCTCAAGACCGGGCGGCAAATACGCCGAGGACTCTCTATTTCTTTTAGCCCGGGCCTATATGGTTCAGGAGCGCTACGACGACGCACGCAAGGTTTATGCGGAATATGCCGAGCGCTATCCACGCGGCAAAGAGATGGTGCTCGTGGATTATTACGATGGTTGGCTTCATTACGACCATCGCGAGAACGAAAAAGCCATTGAAGGGTTCGATCGATACATTGCCAAGTATGGGCGCCGCTCCAGCCGTTCTTCCTATATCTACGGGTTTCGGGCGTGGGCATTCATGAGGATGAATCAATGGGAGAAAGCCATCGATGCCTGGGATGGCTTGGTGCCGTTTGGAAACCCGCTGGTTGAAGGAAAGGCCTACTATTGGCAAGCCTATGCGCACAATGAGCTCGGTCAAAAGGACAAGGCGATCGACCGGCTCGACCGTCTCAGAAAACGGTGGCCTCTGACTTATTACGGGATGTTGGGCGAGCAGCTTCGGGCCAAGATAGAGGGCAAGGACCCAAGGGCATCCAAGGTATGGTGGCCGGAAGGTGGAGGCAATACGGATGATTCTCCTCGAGTGGACGTACATTCGGCGAATATCCCTGGCTTAAGTGCGGCCGATCAGCGCCAGTGGGAGCGCATCAAGACGCTTTCGGCGCTGAACGAGCGTCATAAGGCGCGCGACGAGTTTGGTCCTTTGGAGGCTCGAATTTTGGCGCGGGTCCCCGCGGGCGATCGCGATGCGTGGATTCACGCATTGGGGCTTCTCGTGGGCGATTACAATGAGATGTACTCAACCGCATGGAACTCGATCACAGGGTATCCGGGTATGATGGAGTCTGGCACGTTGCGTGCCGCCATGTCCTATCCGCGGGCCTATCGGCAAATCGTAGAAGGTGTGGCCGAAGAATTCGGGCTTTGGCCTGGATTCATCTGGTCGATCATGCGCCAGGAGAGTCGCTACAAGCCCGGTGCCGTGTCGGGTACAGATGCCGTGGGCGCCCTACAAATGATCCCGCAAACAGCGCGGAAAGTGGCGCGAGACCTCGGTACAGTGTTCAATATCGCCACGTTCTTCCGACCCGAAGTGGGGTTCAGATTTAGTGGCCACTATATGCGAAAGCTCCTCGACACCTATTCAGGACTCTGGGTTCCGGCTGCGTCCTCGTACAACACCGGACCAGGGCCTATCGCGAAGTGGTTCAGAAAGAACCCGGACGTGGAGTTTGCGTGGCTAATCGAGGAGTTCGAGTACAACGAGGGGCGCGCGTATGGGCGAAAGGTCGCAGAGCACATGTTGCGCTACCTCTATCTTTACGAGACTGACCCAGAGGTTAGAGCGAATGTCTTGGACAATTTGTTTCCACTGAGTCGAGATATCGAAATACCTGAAGATGTCGGATATTAG
- a CDS encoding transporter substrate-binding domain-containing protein: MIPKLLIIVFSTVIWATHAYAEPNANDGVQEALSAAEVASRVEETPEEVPKLPKSVRVGVAGSVPFVVKTEGVANETTGLSVELWRLMASRLEIGTEIVVYPSVDELIMGLESGDVRVAVGPISITRGRAERVEFTQPYMQSGIGIVTTPTMGVWGALGQLFSKGFWIAVSVLLSVLFMVGTMLWLFERRRNDHFDDGFVPGVANGMWLAIVTMTTVGYGDIAPMTKGGRVVASVWMIIAMFTASSLTAGIATVLTMSQISTAAVETPNDFQGRKVGAVKGTENARFVQRYGGELVLYDSVKEALDAANRREVSAVAHDRPILAHHLQAISDGELLLAEGIWDSQGYGFAFQLDDTLRRDIELSLLGLKERRELEPLIGDWL; encoded by the coding sequence ATGATTCCAAAACTACTCATAATTGTGTTTTCAACCGTGATCTGGGCCACGCATGCGTATGCAGAACCAAACGCAAATGATGGCGTTCAAGAGGCGTTGAGTGCTGCTGAAGTCGCGTCGCGTGTGGAAGAAACCCCAGAGGAAGTTCCGAAGCTACCGAAGTCGGTGAGGGTAGGGGTAGCGGGTTCTGTGCCCTTTGTGGTGAAGACCGAAGGCGTTGCAAACGAGACCACCGGCCTAAGCGTGGAGCTTTGGCGTTTGATGGCGTCGCGGCTCGAGATTGGCACGGAGATCGTGGTGTATCCAAGCGTGGATGAACTCATCATGGGGCTGGAGTCTGGCGATGTTCGGGTGGCTGTGGGCCCAATTTCGATTACACGAGGGCGTGCCGAGCGTGTGGAATTCACTCAGCCTTATATGCAGTCGGGTATTGGCATTGTCACCACCCCAACTATGGGTGTTTGGGGTGCATTGGGGCAGCTCTTTAGTAAGGGCTTTTGGATTGCCGTCAGCGTTCTCCTCTCCGTACTCTTTATGGTCGGAACCATGCTTTGGCTTTTTGAAAGACGCCGCAACGACCATTTCGACGATGGATTTGTCCCCGGTGTGGCCAATGGAATGTGGCTGGCCATCGTTACCATGACCACCGTGGGCTACGGGGATATTGCGCCGATGACGAAAGGCGGACGAGTTGTGGCGAGTGTATGGATGATTATCGCCATGTTTACCGCGTCGTCGCTCACGGCTGGTATCGCGACTGTCTTGACGATGTCGCAGATATCGACAGCTGCGGTGGAAACTCCCAATGATTTTCAGGGGCGAAAAGTCGGTGCCGTGAAGGGAACCGAGAATGCTAGGTTTGTACAACGCTATGGCGGCGAGTTGGTGCTCTACGATTCGGTGAAAGAAGCCCTGGACGCCGCGAACCGTCGCGAGGTCTCCGCCGTAGCACACGACCGTCCCATACTCGCCCATCATCTCCAGGCCATTTCAGATGGTGAGCTGCTTTTGGCAGAAGGGATATGGGACTCTCAAGGCTATGGTTTTGCGTTCCAGCTAGATGATACGTTGCGTCGAGACATTGAGTTGAGCCTGCTTGGGCTCAAGGAGCGGCGTGAGCTCGAGCCCTTGATCGGCGATTGGTTGTGA
- a CDS encoding Kazal-type serine protease inhibitor domain-containing protein: protein MRTFWILAVILGLVACSDDSPTLGGGISKTDAASQGGTNSDGEDLCELEEWYGDGVCDTFCPQPDEDCGDGTCQSNLDCRNGERCDDGECISDIDVRCSESSPCPAGFYCTWPQDGVCGDEGRQGVCSEVPQDCPNEFAPVCGCDGSTYDNVCQAALSSISVASTGECAEPCTEHEECGANSYCTAEGACEALPESCESNDACPSDYFCQIDQENVCISGEGMCVIRPLDCPEVFMPVCGCDENEYSNSCFAEAAGVNYVDGECQTTCDPDQDNACPEGEFCIDGVCEAPVTCGGLLGVTCEDGQFCNIAIEDACGEADQTGTCQEIPEGCSKEYAPVCGCDAKTYGNACMAAAAGVSVRSEGACSKGPTSGCGGRNGEICGLTEWCDYGGPTGTCGQADQPGTCEPRPDACLAVFDPVCGCDNQTHSNACAAHAAGVDVLHDGACGTTM from the coding sequence ATGCGAACTTTTTGGATTTTGGCGGTGATACTTGGTTTAGTGGCGTGTTCGGACGATTCGCCAACTTTGGGCGGTGGGATTTCAAAGACAGATGCGGCATCCCAGGGAGGGACAAATTCAGACGGCGAGGACCTCTGCGAGCTTGAGGAATGGTATGGCGACGGCGTGTGTGACACGTTCTGTCCTCAACCCGATGAGGATTGTGGAGATGGCACGTGTCAGTCCAACCTCGATTGTCGAAATGGCGAGCGTTGCGACGATGGCGAGTGCATCTCAGACATCGATGTAAGGTGTAGCGAGTCGAGTCCGTGTCCCGCTGGATTCTACTGCACTTGGCCACAAGATGGCGTGTGTGGAGACGAAGGAAGGCAAGGTGTTTGTTCCGAGGTTCCTCAAGATTGCCCCAATGAATTCGCTCCAGTCTGCGGTTGCGACGGATCGACCTACGATAACGTTTGTCAGGCGGCGCTCAGCAGCATCAGTGTGGCTTCCACCGGTGAATGTGCGGAGCCTTGCACCGAGCACGAGGAATGCGGCGCGAACTCGTATTGTACCGCTGAGGGTGCGTGCGAGGCGCTTCCGGAATCTTGCGAGTCGAACGATGCCTGCCCTTCCGACTATTTCTGCCAGATCGACCAGGAGAATGTGTGCATCAGTGGCGAGGGCATGTGCGTCATCAGACCACTTGATTGTCCCGAAGTGTTCATGCCTGTCTGTGGTTGCGATGAAAACGAATACTCCAATTCGTGCTTTGCCGAGGCGGCTGGGGTTAACTACGTGGATGGCGAGTGCCAGACCACGTGTGACCCTGACCAAGACAACGCATGCCCTGAAGGTGAGTTTTGCATTGATGGCGTTTGTGAAGCTCCGGTGACGTGCGGTGGGCTTCTCGGCGTGACATGCGAAGATGGGCAGTTTTGTAATATCGCCATTGAAGATGCTTGCGGAGAGGCCGATCAAACCGGCACCTGCCAGGAGATTCCCGAAGGGTGCTCCAAAGAGTACGCACCAGTGTGTGGATGCGACGCTAAGACCTACGGAAACGCGTGTATGGCAGCGGCAGCAGGGGTGAGCGTGCGTAGTGAAGGGGCGTGCTCGAAGGGGCCGACGTCAGGCTGCGGAGGGCGCAACGGAGAGATCTGCGGGTTGACTGAGTGGTGCGATTATGGCGGGCCAACGGGCACGTGTGGTCAGGCTGACCAGCCGGGAACCTGTGAGCCGCGCCCAGACGCATGTCTGGCCGTCTTCGATCCGGTTTGTGGGTGCGACAATCAAACGCATTCGAACGCATGTGCAGCTCACGCTGCCGGAGTGGACGTGTTGCACGATGGTGCCTGTGGTACAACCATGTAG